The DNA segment GGTTAATTGATTTCAATAGTTCTATGCAATTATTTGATAAAAATAAACTTTTTTAAAAAAATAAAGCAATAAATAGATCAAACTGTTTGATAATCCTAATTGAATGACTATTTATGTCTACTTGGTGGTTCGATAGTGCTTGCTGTATCCATGAAGCTTACCTCCTATCTACTTATTAATACTTTGATTATTTTTTCTTTTGAAGACTATAAGTTAAATTATGCTTCGGCGCTTATCTTAATCTAAGTGTGATTTTAATGTCAATGCTTTTGTTATTCATAGGGACTTGCCAATGGAGATAGTCCAACATAAACAGATTTTAATTGTGTATATTGATGTAAGGTTATTAAACCATTCTCACGACCAATACCCGATTCTTTATAGCCACCAACTGGCATTTCAACAGGTGATAAGCCATAAGTATTAATCCAGCAAACTCCTGTTTGTAGTTGATGGGCAACACGGTGGGCTATCGATATATTCGAACTAAATACCCCCGCAGCAAGGCCGAATTTGGTATTATTTGCACGTCTAATTACTTCATTTTCATCATTGAATGTTAGAATTGACATCACTGGGCCAAAAATCTCTTCTTTAACAATACTCATATCATCATGACAGTCTATAAACACCGTTGGTGAGATAAAGTAGCCATCTTCACAGCCTTTTGGTTGTAGCTGTTTGCCACCGTATAATAAAGTTGCACCTTCAGAAATACCGGTATCGATATATGCTAATACTTTTTCTAGGTGAGTTTTTGAAATTAATGCACCAAAGTTGGTATTATGATTTTTTGGATTGCCAATGTGAATATGCTTTTCAATACGTAATAATAACTCAGAGATAAACTTTTCATAGATAGACTCTTGGACAAATACTCGAGTGCCATTAGTACAAATCTCACCTTGAGTATAAAAGTTACCTAACATTGCGGCGGTAACGGCCTTATCAATATCAGTATCTTCAAATATAATTAAAGGTGATTTACCACCTAACTCCATTGTAATCTCTTTTAGTGATGATGCAGAAGATGCCATGACTTTTTTACCTGTAGTTACTTCTCCAGTAAATGAAACTTTTGCAACTTCTTGTGATTGAGTTAATTTTTGACCAACTTTGCCATCGCCTAAAATAACATTAAATACACCTTTAGGCATGCCTGCTTGAATAAAAATTTCAGCTAATTTTAAAGCACTTAATGGTGTTTCTTCAGATGGTTTAAATATCATGCTATTACCACAAGCAAGTGCAGGAGCTGCCTTCCAGCAAGCAATTTGAAGAGGATAGTTCCAAGCACCGATGCCAGCACAAATACCTAAAGGTTCACGCCGTGTATAATAAAAATCCTCACCTAGTGATTGTTGATTGCCTTCAATAGAAGCAGCAAGGCCTGCAAAAAACTCAATCGCATCTGCACCGGTTATAATATCTACAGTTGAGGCTTCTTGATAAGGCTTACCGGTATCTTCTACTTCAATGATTGCTAATTGATCATTTTTAAGCCTTAATAGTGATGCTACTTTATTTAAAATACGCCCACGTTGTGCACCTGTTAAATTAGACCACTGGATAAAGCCTTCTTTGGCGCTTTCAATTGCTTGGTCAACTATAGATTGATCGGCTTGTTCAATTTGATAATTGATTTTGCCTGTTGCAGGGTTAAACACATCGATTGTTTTACCCGTATGACTTTTAATATATTGGCCATGAATAAAACTTTGATAAATTTTTTTAGTCATTGGTAAATCTACTTATTAGTAACTTATTTATCTTACTTGATTGTAAGATAATTTGTTTTATCTGTCATAATGATTCTAATTGTTAATTAAGCAATTAGATGTTTTGTGGTTTTAGCTTTATTAAAAGCAAAAGCGCTTGCTCTAATAGGCTTATTTGGGCGTTGAGTTAACTGCCAATTAGGTGGACGCCATACTTTGGCGTTAATTTCATCTAATGGCTTAGTTCCAAGAATTAAATCACTTGCTTTTTCTGCTACCATAATTGTTGGTGCATTAAGGTTACCATTAGTTATGACTGGGAAAATTGAAGAATCAACAACACGTAGTTTGTTGATACCAATGACCTTACAAGCTGAATCTACGACAGCTAATGCATCATCTACATCACCCATTTTACAAGTGCCACAAGGGTGATAGGCGCTTTCAGCATTTTCTCTTACCCATTGATCAATGGATTGATCAGATGATAAATCAATATCAGGCTGAATAACTGTACCTCTATATGGATCCATAGCTGGTTGTAAGAGTATCTCAGAGGTTAAATGAATACAGGCTCTCCAATCAATAATATCTTGATCTTCTTTCAGGTAATTGAATTGAATGTTCGGTGCAACTTTTGCATTACTGGATGTAATTGTTACGCTACCTCTACTTTTTGGTTTATTAGGGCCAACATGGACTTGAAAACCATCTCCTTTAAATGCTTGTTTACCATCATAGCGGATCGCTGCAGGTAAAAAATGGTACTGTATATCAGGTGCTATAAGACCTGATTTTGAACGAATAAATGCACAAGCTTCAAAGTGGTTAGATGTACCCAATCCTTTTTTTAGAAATAGCCACTGTGTTCCAATTAGTAGTTTATGCAATTTACTTAGTTTAGAGTTTAAGGTTATTGGTTGTTTGCATTGATATTGAAAATACACCTCTAAATGATCTTGTAAATTTTTTCCCACACCTGGAAGTTCATGTATTAATGCAACTTTAGCTTTGCTTAAAGTTGCTTGATCACCAATGCTTGAGCGTTGTAAGATAGCAGGTGAATTAATAGGGCCTGCACTTAAGATAATTTCCTTTTTGCAGAAATATTGGATGACTTTCTTATTATAAATACACTCAACACCAATGGCAGTTTTATCTTTAATAAGTACTTTATTAACAAGGCTTTTAGTTATAACCGTTAAATTTTTTCTTTTTAATGCAGGTTTAAGATAGGCTTGATAGGTCGAACAGCGAACGCCGTTTTTTATCGTCATTTGCATTGGTGAGAAGCCCTCTTGCTGATAAGCATTATAATCTTCGGTATAAGAATAGCCTGCTTGATTCCCTGCTTGAATAAAAGCTTGATAAAGTGGATTTTTATTTAAATTATCACCTTGTTTAACATAAAGAGGCCCTTGTTTGCCCCGATAGATATCTTCTTGTGCAAACCAGTGTTCAGCATAACAAAAATAAGGTAGACAGTGAGCATATCCCCAATTTTTTGCGCCTAATTGTTGCCATTGGTTAAAGTCATTTGCATGGCCTCTAACATAGACCATACCATTAACGGCAGAAGAACCACCTAATCCTTTACCTCGTGGGGTGTTCATTCTACGGTTGTTTAAATGAGGTTCTTTTTCTGAATAAAATCCCCAGTTGTATTTAGGCATATTCATTGGATAAGATAGAGCTGAAGGCATATCGATTAAAAGGCTTTTATTATGGCCACCATATTCAAGTAGTAATACACGATTTGAAGGGTTTTTACTTAAACGATTGGCAAGCACACATCCTGCTGAGCCAGCACCAATAATAATATAATCAAATGGTTGATTGTTTTGAATCATTTTTAGTTTGTCCATTACGAAATTAGTTTGTTGACAAGCTTTAGTGTTAAGCCATCAGCCTTGATAAGCTTATGTTTTAAGTAATAGCAAATAGCTTATCTGAAATCAAACTGTGTGATTGTATTTAATCGAATACTTTGTGTCTTTAGCTATTCAATGTTAAAATGCATCTCGATTTTGTTTTCACTAATTTTAAAATAGGTATGCATTCATGGAAATTAATCAAGCTAAGGCACAATTAGAAGCGATGCGCCAACGTGCTTTACAGCTAAGGGGGTATCTTTGACTTTGAGGTTAAACAAGAACGCCTAGATGAAGTGGTTCGTGAGTTAGAACAGCCACAAATTTGGAATGAGCCTGAAAGAGCACAGCAGTTGGGTAAAGAGCGAGTTGATCTTGAATTAATTGTTAATACAGTTGAGCATTTAGAAACTGGCATAGCTGATGCATTAGAATTACTTCAACTAGCTTATGATGATAATGATGAAGAGTCCTTTGAAATAGTATTAGATGATATCAAAGTACTAGAAGCTGATATCTCAACTTTAGAATTTAGGCGGATGTTTTCAGGTGAAGCTGATCATTGTAATGCATTTTTAGATGTTCAAGCGGGTTCTGGTGGAACAGAAGCACAAGATTGGGCGCAGATGTTAATGCGAATGTATCTGCGTTGGGGTGAAGATCATGAATTTAAAACTGAGTTAATTGAAGTTTCAGATGGTGAAGTTGCCGGGATTAAAAGCTGTACGATTAAATTTTCAGGTAACCATGCTTATGGTTGGCTAAGAACAGAGACAGGCGTACATCGTTTAGTAAGAAAATCTCCTTTTGATTCAGGTAATAGACGCCATACTTCGTTTGCATCCGTATTTGTATCACCTGAGATTGATGATGATATTGAAATTGATATTAATCCAGCTGATTTAAGAGTAGATACTTACAGGGCCTCAGGTGCTGGTGGACAACATGTTAATAAAACTGATTCTGCTATTCGAATAACCCACCAACCAACAGGTATTGTTGTACAATGCCAAAATGACCGTTCACAGCATAAAAATAAAGATCAAGCAATGAAGCAATTAAAGTCAAAGCTTTATGAACTTGAGATGAGTAAGCGTAATGCTGAAAAACAAGCTTTGGAGGAGTCAAAAAGTGATATTGGTTGGGGTAGTCAGATACGCTCATATGTTTTAGATCAATCTCGAATTAAAGATCTTAGAACGGGAGTAGAAAATACCAACACGCAAGCTGTTTTAGATGGAGATTTAGATCGCTTTATTGAAGCAAGCTTAAAAAGTGGCTTATAAGGTTATATAATGATTCAATTATTTAAAAAGAGAGAAATATAATGTCATCTGAAAAAACTGTTGATTTAA comes from the bacterium SCSIO 12844 genome and includes:
- the betB gene encoding betaine-aldehyde dehydrogenase — its product is MTKKIYQSFIHGQYIKSHTGKTIDVFNPATGKINYQIEQADQSIVDQAIESAKEGFIQWSNLTGAQRGRILNKVASLLRLKNDQLAIIEVEDTGKPYQEASTVDIITGADAIEFFAGLAASIEGNQQSLGEDFYYTRREPLGICAGIGAWNYPLQIACWKAAPALACGNSMIFKPSEETPLSALKLAEIFIQAGMPKGVFNVILGDGKVGQKLTQSQEVAKVSFTGEVTTGKKVMASSASSLKEITMELGGKSPLIIFEDTDIDKAVTAAMLGNFYTQGEICTNGTRVFVQESIYEKFISELLLRIEKHIHIGNPKNHNTNFGALISKTHLEKVLAYIDTGISEGATLLYGGKQLQPKGCEDGYFISPTVFIDCHDDMSIVKEEIFGPVMSILTFNDENEVIRRANNTKFGLAAGVFSSNISIAHRVAHQLQTGVCWINTYGLSPVEMPVGGYKESGIGRENGLITLHQYTQLKSVYVGLSPLASPYE
- the prfB gene encoding peptide chain release factor 2 (programmed frameshift), which produces MEINQAKAQLEAMRQRALQLRGYLDFEVKQERLDEVVRELEQPQIWNEPERAQQLGKERVDLELIVNTVEHLETGIADALELLQLAYDDNDEESFEIVLDDIKVLEADISTLEFRRMFSGEADHCNAFLDVQAGSGGTEAQDWAQMLMRMYLRWGEDHEFKTELIEVSDGEVAGIKSCTIKFSGNHAYGWLRTETGVHRLVRKSPFDSGNRRHTSFASVFVSPEIDDDIEIDINPADLRVDTYRASGAGGQHVNKTDSAIRITHQPTGIVVQCQNDRSQHKNKDQAMKQLKSKLYELEMSKRNAEKQALEESKSDIGWGSQIRSYVLDQSRIKDLRTGVENTNTQAVLDGDLDRFIEASLKSGL
- the betA gene encoding choline dehydrogenase, with product MIQNNQPFDYIIIGAGSAGCVLANRLSKNPSNRVLLLEYGGHNKSLLIDMPSALSYPMNMPKYNWGFYSEKEPHLNNRRMNTPRGKGLGGSSAVNGMVYVRGHANDFNQWQQLGAKNWGYAHCLPYFCYAEHWFAQEDIYRGKQGPLYVKQGDNLNKNPLYQAFIQAGNQAGYSYTEDYNAYQQEGFSPMQMTIKNGVRCSTYQAYLKPALKRKNLTVITKSLVNKVLIKDKTAIGVECIYNKKVIQYFCKKEIILSAGPINSPAILQRSSIGDQATLSKAKVALIHELPGVGKNLQDHLEVYFQYQCKQPITLNSKLSKLHKLLIGTQWLFLKKGLGTSNHFEACAFIRSKSGLIAPDIQYHFLPAAIRYDGKQAFKGDGFQVHVGPNKPKSRGSVTITSSNAKVAPNIQFNYLKEDQDIIDWRACIHLTSEILLQPAMDPYRGTVIQPDIDLSSDQSIDQWVRENAESAYHPCGTCKMGDVDDALAVVDSACKVIGINKLRVVDSSIFPVITNGNLNAPTIMVAEKASDLILGTKPLDEINAKVWRPPNWQLTQRPNKPIRASAFAFNKAKTTKHLIA